CGGATCCCGGGATCCGCCGCCCGGATTCGCCGGGCCAGCTCGAGCCCCTCGGCGTCGGCGAGCTTGGCGTCGACGAAGGCCAGCCGGAAACGCTGCCGCGCGGCCAGATGGAGCGCCTCTTGGCCGGTGGTCGCCGTGACCGAGGCGATGCCGCTCCTTCTCAGGATGTGGTCCAGCGCCCAGCACATGCCCGGCTCGTCATCGACGATGAGAACGGCCGCCTCGTCCCCGATCATCGCGTTCTCGCCCGTCACAGGAGGGGCAGCCTGACGGTGAACGTGGAGCCCTGGCCTTCGACGCTCTCCACCTCGATCGCCCCAAAGTGGTGCTTGACGAGGGAATAACAGATGGACAGGCCCAGCCCGGTCCCCTTGCCCACCGGCTGCGTCGTGTAGAACGGGTCGAACACCTTGTCCATCTCTCCGGCAGGAATGCCGTGGCCGGTGTCGCTGACGCGGACCTGGCCCTCGAGGCCCACCCGCTCCACGTCGACGCGCAGCAGGCCTCCCCCCGGCATGGCGTTCACGGCGTTCAAGAGGAGGTTCAAGAAGACCTGCTGGAGCATGCTGGGGACCCCGCTGACGCGCACGGGATCGGGGGGCAGGTCCACCACCATGTT
The nucleotide sequence above comes from Candidatus Rokuibacteriota bacterium. Encoded proteins:
- a CDS encoding response regulator — translated: MIGDEAAVLIVDDEPGMCWALDHILRRSGIASVTATTGQEALHLAARQRFRLAFVDAKLADAEGLELARRIRAADPGIRIVLVSGYFYGDDPEVLEAAASGVINAFVSKPFLHDEVRTLASAALAP